The DNA window TGACGGGGATCGGGCTGTCGCCAGAATTTGTGTTTGAGGCGCGGGCCGGTGAGACGCTGCCGGATAACAAAAGGTTTGGCGTGTTTTGGATGAACTACCGGTCCATCGCGGTGGCGTACAACATGGACGGGGCGTTTAATGACTTTGTCATTGATCTAGCCCCAGGAGTTGAGGCGGGGACAGTGATCGCGGATGCGGACCGGCTGCTGATGAGCTATGGGGCGGTGGGGGCCTATACACGGCGGGACCACGGCAGCGCGGCGCGGCTGGAGGATGAGCTGCGGGTGCTAAATGCGCTGTCTTACGCGTATCCGGTGGTGTTTCTGAGTGTGGCGGCCTTCATGGTGAATGCGGTGCTGGCGCGGCTGGTGCGGCTGCAGCGGGAGCAGATCGCGCAGCTGAAGGCCCTGGGGTATTCGTCCTGGCAGGTGGGACGGCATTACCTGGGATTTGCCATGGTGATCGTGGTCATCGGGTCCATCCTGGGAGGAATAGCAGGACGGTATATGGGCAGTGGGCTGCTGGGAATGTACGAGATGTTTTTCCGCTTCCCGGAGCTGCGTTTTAAAATGGATTACAGTGCGCTTGGCGTCGCCCTGGCAGTGAGTGCGGGTGCCTCCTTCCTGGGGGTGCTCAGCGTGGTGTGGATGGCGGTGAAGCTGCCGCCTGCTGAGGCGATGCGGCCGGAGCCGCCGGCGGATTTTAAACCGAGTGTCATGGAACGGATCGGCCTAACCAAAGGTACGGGACCGGCCTTTCGCATGGCGCTGCGAAACATCGAGCGGCGGCCGTGGCAGTCGGCTTTTACTGTGCTGGGGCTGTCTTTGGCCACAGGGCTGATGGTTTTGCCGGGGAGCATGGAGGACAGCATTGATTACATGCTGACCTACCAATGGAACGATGTGCAGCGGCAGGACGTCATCAGCTTTCTCATCGAGCCGGGCAGCGCGCGAGCCCTGCATGATCTGGAGCATCTGCCGGGCGTCATCCGGGCGGAGCCGCTGCGGGTGGTGCAGGCGCGGCTGCGCTACGGCCACCACTCGCGCAAGCTGTCCATCACGGGGCTGCCGAAGGGATCCGATTTGAACCGGCTGCTGGATGCTGAAGGGCATGTGCTGGAACTGCCGGATGAGGGCATCGTGATGTCGGCGAAGCTGGCGGAAATTCTCGGGGCTAAAGTGGGCGATGAGATCGAGGTGGTGGTGCTGGAGGGCCGACGCCCGATTCTCCGAGTGCCGATCAGCGGCCTGAGGGAAGACTTTGCGGGGGTGGCTGCCTATATGGACAAGCAGGCGCTGCACCGTCTGATGCAAGAGGGGGATTCCATCAGCGGAGCGTATATGACCGTGGACCAGACGCGCTGGACGGAATTCATGACTCAGGTCAAAGAGACACCGTTTATCGCCGCCACGCTGGTGAAAAAAGAGCAGCTCGCTGCCTTCCGCAGCACCACGGGGGAGAGCATTGGCATCCTGCGCAAGTTATACCTCACGCTCGCCGTCATTGTGGCGTTTGGGGTGGTGTATAATAGTGCTCGCATTGCCCTGTCAGAGCGCGGGCGTGACCTGGCGACCCTCCGCGTGGTCGGTTTTACGCAGCGAGAAGTGGGCAGCGTGCTCCTGGGGGAACTGACAATCCTGGTGCTGACTGCACTGCCCATCGGGCTGCTCTTCGGCCGAGGCCTGGCCACATTCATCATTGCGGCGGTCAGTACGGAGACGATCCGCATGCCGCTGCTCATCAGCTACAAGACGTACAGCATCGCCCTGCTTGTCGTCCTCTTTGCCGCGGGGTCATGCTTCTGGGTGGTGGGCCGCATGGTGACGAAGCTGGACATGGTGGGGGTGCTGAAGGCACGTGAGTGATTGGGTAAAAGGATTTTGGTAGAAAGAGTTATTTTTTGGGTTCTGAAAATCTTTTACCCGCCATTTTTTACCTTTGTCTCAGACTCCGCTTTGAGGGCCGGAGCCGGGGCCTTGACGGTGTCCGGCTTTGACCACAGCGGCGATGAGGACCCCCACCCCGAGGATCATCATTCCAATGCCCACTGGAGCCAGCACCAGGGTCACGAAGAGCACCGCGCCGATCAATAAAAGTAATATGCCGGCCACCATCCATGACCAGTTAAGGGTGCCTGAGGTCGAATTTTCAGAAGGAAGTTTCATAGCGATCAATAGGTTTATAAAGACTTCGTTTCCATCCTTCGATGTGGATGGATTGAACGCACTTCGGGTCCCGGCCTCGTGATGTGGAACATGCTTTGCCTCCACCCGCCAAGCTCACCAAAGCCACTTTGACCCTCCAGACTCATCATAAATAAAGCTGGTTACATCCCCTTGCCTACTGCTTAAACTTTGCCTGAACTGGTGACTCATGCCTGCCATGAACCGCCGACGTTTGTTGATGAATGCCCTCTCGTGGTCACCTGCGTTGTTAGCGGGATGTGCCCTGCCGAGGCTGAGTGAGGTGAACCGGACGGGGCTCGTGTTTGCGCCAGCGGGAGGCGGAACGCCACTGTTATCGGGCGGGGCTAGGAAGACGCTGGCGATGCGGGAGTATCAGCAGACGTTTTTGGTATCCGGGGCGTCTTTTCGCTGTGCGCCGAAACCGGCGTTTGGGCTGGTCTGGACGGAGCGGCATGAGCGTGTGTATGCCAGCAACAAGAAGGATCCACGCATTGGCTATGCGGTGAAGAATCTGGCCACCGGCAGCTATCTGGCGGAGCACCAGGCGGACATCATCATGAACGGCTGCTCCATGCCGAAACCTGCACTTTCCGCCGTATTGCTGGAGGCCCGTGGAGGACGTCTGACGCGGGAGGAATTTCAGCATATTGTCAATGTTTGCGACTTGAGCATCAATGCTTCCTGGTTTGCCATCCTGGCGCGGCTTTCGGATGCGAATGAGCAGGCTTTTGAGGCCAAATACAATCTGCCGGATGTGCCCCTGCGGGCCAACGGGCAGTCGCCGCGCTACTATGCGGAGTTTTTTGAGCGCTGTGTGAACTACCGGCTGGACCACGGCTGCGAGCTGCTGCTGGAGGCCATGCGGCGCAACCAGTACGGGATCGGCCACAAGCACCTGCCGGCGGAGATCACGTATCTGGGCGGCAAGACGGGCAACTATGGCGACTACCAGCATGAGGGGCTGTTTTTTTACTACCGCAACACGCCCTATGCCATCGTTCTCTATACCGGCGGCCGTTTCGCCCTGGATGGTCATTACGGGCGCATTGGGGCAATGTTTGGCGGTCTGTTCCGGGAGCATATTGCGTAGATCCCCACCGCAGCATCCTTCTTCCGGCCTCATTTCCTGCTTCCCTCGGTGTCGCTCTTATGATTGCCTGGGGCATGTTTCGCCTAATGGCCCTGCTGGCTTTCCTTTCTCCCTGCATCGCGCAAGCTGAAGACCTGCTTGGACAAGCCCCGCATCAGTATCGGGTGGTGCCTGGCTGGGCGGCGAAAGCGCTAATTGCCGCCCCCATCAAAAATGGGCACGGACTGGCCCTGGATGCTCAAGGACGCCTGTTTGTGCTGACGGACAATCCGCAGAACAACATCCTCATTTTAGATCCCGAAACGGGTGCCCTTATTAACCAATGGACGGCCCGGATGCCGGGTGCGCATGGCCTGGCCCTCGTCAAGGAGGGCGATGCGGAGGTCCTTTTCATCACGGATACTGTCCTGCACGAGGTGCGCAAACTCAGCCTGGATGGCAAGGAACTGGCTCGTTTTCCTTGGCCTGAAAAGAGCGGCCTTTATGCCAAGGAAAGCGAATACCGCCCCTCCAAAACGCTGCATCATCCCAACGGCGACTTCTGGGTGCTGGACGGCTACGGCAAGGACTATGTACATCATTACGACCAGGAAGGCAGCCTGCTGAAATCCTGGGGCGGAAACCTGGGCGAGGGGGAGAACCAACTTCTGCATTGGGGTCCCCATGGCGGCACACTGGACTTGCGGGACGCGGCCCAGCCGCTCTTCCTCATTGCGATGAGCGACCGGCTGGAGATTAAACGTTTCACCCTGAATGGCCAGTTTGTGGACAAGATCCCCTTCCCTGGCGGCAATCCCCGCGATGTGGTCCTGTGGGGTGATCTGGCGCTTATCCCGCATCTGGGCGACCAGTGGCCGCAGGACAAGGACTCCCCTGGATTCATCAGCATCGTGGACCGCCAGTTTCGTGTCCTTTCCAACATCGGCGCTCCGCCCGCCCTTTACGAACAGGGCGTTCTCCAGCCGATGAAGAGTGATGGCCGCACCTTCATCCATCCCCATGCCGTAGCCGTGGATGCGGTGGGAAATGTCTTCGTCGCCCAGTTCGCGTCCAAGGCC is part of the Prosthecobacter sp. SYSU 5D2 genome and encodes:
- a CDS encoding FtsX-like permease family protein yields the protein MLTPLDLKLLRDVNRMKGQIVAVSLVMACGLAMMIMTRSLILTLESTRDAYYQSYRMSDVFGSLKRAPMSMKDRLAEIPGVTAIEARVVLDAVLDLPGVLEPCTAHIVSLPEDRDPLLNQIFLRKGRFPRQDARGEAVVSEAFALANKLSLGDSVYAIINGRRDRITVTGIGLSPEFVFEARAGETLPDNKRFGVFWMNYRSIAVAYNMDGAFNDFVIDLAPGVEAGTVIADADRLLMSYGAVGAYTRRDHGSAARLEDELRVLNALSYAYPVVFLSVAAFMVNAVLARLVRLQREQIAQLKALGYSSWQVGRHYLGFAMVIVVIGSILGGIAGRYMGSGLLGMYEMFFRFPELRFKMDYSALGVALAVSAGASFLGVLSVVWMAVKLPPAEAMRPEPPADFKPSVMERIGLTKGTGPAFRMALRNIERRPWQSAFTVLGLSLATGLMVLPGSMEDSIDYMLTYQWNDVQRQDVISFLIEPGSARALHDLEHLPGVIRAEPLRVVQARLRYGHHSRKLSITGLPKGSDLNRLLDAEGHVLELPDEGIVMSAKLAEILGAKVGDEIEVVVLEGRRPILRVPISGLREDFAGVAAYMDKQALHRLMQEGDSISGAYMTVDQTRWTEFMTQVKETPFIAATLVKKEQLAAFRSTTGESIGILRKLYLTLAVIVAFGVVYNSARIALSERGRDLATLRVVGFTQREVGSVLLGELTILVLTALPIGLLFGRGLATFIIAAVSTETIRMPLLISYKTYSIALLVVLFAAGSCFWVVGRMVTKLDMVGVLKARE